A window of the Streptomyces sp. NBC_00250 genome harbors these coding sequences:
- a CDS encoding prolyl oligopeptidase family serine peptidase → MTTDARATRRRPYPHAERQDIVEEIHGVRVPDPYRRLEDSAAPSTVRWSAEQEALYAAERAGLADLGRWEAEVAALSAVDRVRSPKVRGDRVFWLRQHAGQEHPVLVVADAGAATGSGKGAPERVLLDPHGLDPSGRTVLDAWEPSVEGDLLACQVSRDGTEDSVLQVIDVSTGQVVDGPLDRVRKSSIGWLPGGGAFYYVRHLDPRLHPGEERYHRRVCLHRVGTPADADAVVFGEGRDKTEFYSVSVTADGRWLGITSTLGTGRGTDVHLADLSAGPLDRPQLRPVQEGRGAATRLHAMSGTGPTDPVWLRTDRDAARGRVVACRPDELHLGPDAWREVIPERPDAVLTHLVVLSGPELKHPLGLAAWTRDTVAEVTVHDLVEGRQVATVPLPGTGAVGDFSAGQPGSHEAWFAYTDFVTPVRVLHFDARTFRATRWEREAPDAPAVDGAVTRQVAFPSRDGTTVRMFVISPTGRPDGPRPVLLTGYGGFGRTMSPRYRAQVLAWVRAGGVFAWAGLRGGGEEGEEWHRAGSGAHKQNTFDDFAAAADRLIAEGWTEPGRLTIMGGSNGGLLVGAALTQEPGKYAAVVCSSPLLDMVRYELSGLGPSWTPEYGSAQDPARLPVLLGYSPYHRVTPGTAYPAVLLTAADGDTRTDPLHARKMCAALQHATSGTGPVLLRLEHGVGHGDRAASRASALQAECLAFLASHVGLRAPGAGATTP, encoded by the coding sequence GTGACCACCGACGCCCGAGCGACACGGCGCCGCCCGTACCCGCACGCGGAGCGGCAGGACATCGTCGAGGAGATCCACGGCGTGCGCGTCCCCGACCCGTACCGACGGCTGGAGGATTCCGCGGCCCCCTCGACGGTCCGCTGGAGCGCGGAGCAGGAGGCCCTCTACGCGGCCGAGCGCGCGGGCCTGGCCGATCTGGGGCGGTGGGAGGCGGAGGTGGCGGCGCTGAGCGCCGTCGATCGCGTCCGGTCACCCAAGGTCCGCGGCGACAGGGTCTTCTGGCTGCGGCAGCACGCCGGCCAGGAGCATCCGGTGCTCGTGGTGGCCGACGCCGGGGCGGCGACCGGGTCCGGGAAGGGCGCGCCGGAGCGGGTGCTCCTCGACCCCCACGGCCTCGACCCGTCCGGCCGCACCGTGCTCGATGCCTGGGAACCCTCCGTGGAGGGCGATCTGCTGGCCTGCCAAGTGTCACGGGACGGCACGGAGGACTCCGTGCTCCAGGTGATCGACGTATCCACCGGGCAGGTCGTCGACGGGCCGCTGGACCGGGTGCGGAAGTCGTCGATCGGCTGGCTGCCCGGCGGCGGGGCGTTCTACTACGTCCGGCACCTGGACCCGCGGCTGCACCCCGGAGAGGAGCGCTACCACCGCCGGGTCTGTCTGCACCGGGTCGGGACGCCGGCGGACGCGGACGCCGTGGTCTTCGGGGAGGGCCGGGACAAGACGGAGTTCTACAGCGTCTCCGTGACTGCCGACGGGCGCTGGCTCGGCATCACGTCCACGCTCGGCACCGGCCGTGGGACCGACGTCCACCTGGCCGACCTGTCCGCCGGGCCCCTCGACCGCCCGCAGCTCAGGCCGGTCCAGGAGGGCAGGGGGGCCGCCACCAGGCTGCACGCGATGTCCGGCACCGGTCCGACGGATCCGGTGTGGCTGCGGACCGACCGCGACGCGGCGCGCGGTCGCGTCGTCGCGTGCCGGCCGGACGAACTCCACCTGGGGCCGGATGCGTGGCGCGAGGTGATCCCGGAGCGGCCGGACGCGGTGCTGACCCACCTGGTCGTGCTCTCGGGACCGGAGCTGAAGCATCCGCTCGGCCTGGCCGCCTGGACCCGCGACACGGTGGCCGAGGTGACCGTGCACGACCTGGTCGAGGGTCGGCAGGTGGCCACCGTCCCGCTCCCCGGCACCGGCGCGGTCGGCGACTTCTCGGCGGGGCAGCCCGGCAGTCACGAGGCCTGGTTCGCGTACACCGACTTCGTCACGCCCGTACGGGTGCTCCACTTCGACGCGCGCACGTTTCGCGCGACGCGCTGGGAGCGGGAGGCCCCCGACGCCCCGGCGGTGGACGGCGCGGTCACCCGCCAGGTCGCGTTTCCCTCCCGGGACGGGACGACGGTACGGATGTTCGTGATCTCCCCCACCGGGCGCCCCGACGGGCCGCGCCCGGTGCTGCTCACGGGGTACGGCGGATTCGGCCGCACGATGTCGCCCCGGTACCGCGCCCAGGTCCTGGCCTGGGTCAGGGCCGGCGGGGTGTTCGCCTGGGCGGGGCTGCGCGGTGGCGGCGAGGAGGGCGAGGAATGGCACCGGGCCGGCAGCGGGGCGCACAAGCAGAACACCTTCGACGACTTCGCCGCCGCTGCCGACCGGCTGATCGCGGAGGGCTGGACCGAGCCCGGCCGGCTCACGATCATGGGCGGCTCCAACGGCGGGCTGCTCGTCGGCGCGGCGCTCACGCAGGAGCCCGGGAAGTACGCCGCCGTGGTGTGCTCGTCCCCGCTCCTGGACATGGTCCGCTACGAGCTGTCGGGCCTCGGCCCCAGCTGGACACCCGAGTACGGCAGCGCGCAGGACCCGGCGCGACTGCCGGTGCTGCTCGGCTACTCCCCGTACCACCGCGTCACCCCCGGCACCGCATACCCGGCGGTGCTGCTGACCGCGGCGGACGGCGACACGAGAACCGACCCCCTGCACGCCCGCAAGATGTGCGCCGCCCTCCAACACGCCACGTCGGGCACCGGCCCGGTCCTCCTGCGCCTGGAACACGGCGTCGGCCACGGCGACCGCGCGGCATCCCGAGCATCGGCACTCCAGGCGGAGTGCCTGGCCTTCCTGGCATCCCATGTGGGCCTCCGGGCCCCGGGGGCCGGCGCGACGACACCGTGA
- a CDS encoding MFS transporter, with the protein MMPRLTLINRDYTRLWFGQAVSSVGDAVFSTTLVLWVATVLAKGEAWAPMAVSGVLMASSVAVLVIGPLAGVFVDRWDKLATLLRTEVVRGALVVVLTVVSFLPTDALPSGVWLALVYTTVLLLHAAGQFFSPARFAILADLVTGEADRARAAGIGQATGETAWIIGPPIAAPLLFTAGIQWALLFNALSYAVSYVAIRSIDVRPSADAAEAKDSAPKPDRKQKTSLRREFADGVRFFARSRFLVALLLLAVIGQFGLGALSTLNVFFTTDNLHADAHLYGYIGMAMGVGGIAGALSGGRVVQWLGARRSTWVSLLVSGVLLVAYSRQTGFLGGIALLFVFTVPLTVLNTAMAPLLLAAAPAEFRGRVMAVFYPVTKLASMLAAVLSGWLAGSVLRDVAGSVGGVRFGPIDTIFAASGVIVVLAGVFAWLALPGTEEAEVAAGKAAEGTADRGTEETTEGSPEKAVADAVAEEAVVAKAAAAAVTVDRAAGTRSRHATPPAGALGHRPPPDHERGSPE; encoded by the coding sequence ATGATGCCGCGCCTCACCCTGATCAACCGCGACTACACCCGGCTCTGGTTCGGTCAGGCCGTCTCGTCCGTCGGGGACGCCGTCTTCAGCACGACGCTGGTGCTGTGGGTGGCCACCGTACTGGCGAAGGGCGAGGCATGGGCGCCGATGGCGGTCAGCGGGGTGCTGATGGCATCCAGCGTCGCCGTCCTGGTCATCGGTCCGCTCGCGGGCGTGTTCGTCGACCGCTGGGACAAGCTCGCGACGCTGCTCCGCACCGAGGTGGTGCGCGGAGCGCTGGTGGTGGTCCTGACCGTCGTCTCCTTCCTGCCGACCGATGCGCTCCCGTCCGGCGTCTGGCTCGCCCTCGTCTACACGACCGTGCTCCTGCTGCACGCCGCCGGCCAGTTCTTCTCACCGGCGCGCTTCGCGATCCTCGCGGACCTCGTGACCGGGGAGGCCGACCGCGCCCGGGCGGCCGGCATCGGCCAGGCCACCGGCGAGACGGCCTGGATCATCGGCCCCCCGATCGCCGCGCCGCTGCTCTTCACCGCCGGGATCCAGTGGGCCCTCCTCTTCAACGCGCTGTCCTACGCGGTGTCCTACGTCGCCATCCGTTCGATCGACGTACGTCCGTCGGCCGACGCCGCGGAGGCGAAGGATTCCGCGCCGAAGCCGGACCGCAAGCAAAAGACCAGTCTGCGAAGGGAGTTCGCGGACGGTGTGCGGTTCTTCGCGCGCAGCCGGTTCCTGGTCGCGCTGCTTCTGCTCGCCGTCATCGGACAGTTCGGACTCGGCGCGCTGAGCACCCTCAACGTCTTCTTCACCACCGACAACCTCCACGCGGACGCCCATCTCTACGGCTACATCGGCATGGCCATGGGAGTGGGCGGCATCGCGGGCGCGTTGAGCGGGGGCCGGGTCGTACAGTGGCTCGGGGCGCGGCGGAGCACCTGGGTCAGTCTGCTGGTGAGCGGCGTTCTGCTGGTGGCCTACTCCCGTCAGACCGGCTTCCTCGGCGGCATCGCGCTGCTCTTCGTCTTCACCGTGCCGCTCACCGTGCTGAACACGGCGATGGCTCCGCTGCTGCTCGCCGCGGCGCCCGCGGAGTTCCGGGGGCGGGTGATGGCCGTGTTCTATCCGGTGACGAAGCTGGCGTCGATGCTCGCCGCGGTGCTGTCCGGCTGGCTCGCCGGCTCCGTGCTGCGGGATGTGGCGGGCTCGGTGGGCGGTGTCCGGTTCGGCCCCATCGACACGATCTTCGCGGCGTCCGGAGTGATCGTCGTCCTGGCGGGAGTGTTCGCCTGGCTCGCCCTGCCGGGCACGGAGGAGGCCGAGGTGGCCGCCGGGAAGGCCGCCGAGGGGACCGCCGACAGGGGGACCGAGGAGACGACCGAGGGATCGCCCGAGAAGGCGGTCGCCGACGCTGTGGCCGAGGAGGCGGTGGTCGCGAAGGCTGCCGCCGCCGCGGTGACCGTCGACCGCGCCGCGGGCACCCGCTCCCGGCACGCCACGCCGCCGGCCGGGGCCCTCGGCCACCGACCGCCCCCCGACCACGAACGAGGGAGCCCCGAGTGA
- a CDS encoding DUF6895 family protein yields MPTPLEQLSAGALDWLGRNLDHFDPFSESTRPATHGKAKAALELGLLCHRAARPNDAPDPLSGATALVRKLWQDPDFPELFDDIPAYASTYRLIYAALAPDGIDGTQCRAALALLDPGFLSPRGKSPYRRIEIRHYADKAGVRHGMEPYARLLPQSPVVALRAAGQPEGSKDSDGLAPYAVEPLTTPQAYALTHTAFYLGDFGRTDPRLDAGALDHAQGLIRRMLLHCVAHDRWDLAAELVLAQFVLGGDPLRTPSGAAAVECLVRAQRPDGAIPGRSAALKAPPSATAAEFFRKAYHTTLVTALMATVVSSPGRLS; encoded by the coding sequence ATGCCCACACCTCTGGAGCAGCTCTCCGCCGGCGCGCTCGACTGGCTGGGACGGAATCTGGACCACTTCGACCCCTTCTCGGAGAGCACCCGTCCGGCGACGCACGGAAAGGCCAAGGCCGCACTGGAGTTGGGGCTGCTCTGTCACCGCGCGGCACGCCCGAACGACGCTCCGGACCCCTTGAGCGGGGCGACCGCCCTCGTACGGAAGCTCTGGCAGGACCCGGACTTCCCCGAACTCTTCGACGACATCCCCGCATACGCCTCCACATACCGACTGATCTACGCAGCCCTTGCGCCCGACGGCATCGACGGCACGCAATGCCGGGCGGCGCTCGCGCTTCTGGACCCCGGCTTCCTCTCGCCGCGCGGGAAGTCGCCGTACCGGCGCATCGAGATCCGTCACTACGCGGACAAGGCAGGCGTACGCCACGGCATGGAGCCGTACGCCCGACTCCTGCCGCAGAGCCCGGTGGTGGCCCTCCGCGCGGCCGGGCAGCCCGAGGGCTCGAAGGACTCGGACGGACTCGCCCCGTACGCCGTGGAGCCGCTCACCACCCCGCAGGCGTACGCCCTCACGCACACCGCCTTCTACCTCGGCGACTTCGGCCGGACCGACCCCCGGCTCGACGCCGGCGCTCTCGACCACGCACAGGGCCTGATCCGCCGGATGCTGCTCCACTGCGTCGCACACGACCGGTGGGACCTGGCCGCCGAGCTCGTCCTCGCACAGTTCGTCCTCGGAGGCGATCCGCTGCGTACGCCCTCGGGGGCCGCCGCCGTGGAATGCCTGGTACGGGCCCAGCGCCCCGACGGCGCGATCCCGGGACGGTCCGCGGCGCTCAAGGCGCCTCCGTCGGCCACCGCCGCAGAGTTCTTCCGGAAGGCGTACCACACGACTCTGGTGACCGCCCTGATGGCGACGGTCGTCTCGTCCCCGGGGCGGCTGTCATGA
- a CDS encoding radical SAM protein yields MLRGERDWWFLGPGGVARLGVRHVTADGALRPEAEQQLRDSGMFTPATVRAYALTVLTSTHCNLGCGYCFQNTAQDLAGGSRPPRIARTRLTSETITSILGFTERRMAAVGLEKLRILLFGGEPLLNPRGCLELLERAADIAPTSAWMISNATLLSPSLARRLHERGLTSVQVTFDGDRDDHDRIRVGRADGSGTFDKIVRNIVEASEATPLRWTLRVNVSQETFHGVDALIDRLATALDPGRCTLYFARVGDVGVGFANSLLHTGELSAAFTRWQRRALDLGFTVNRPGGRKTCVTCGHTGGRYGAVVSADGTLASCWETAGKPDWEVGTVTDGYLPSAETGDRWIACQDLYSYDEDARTLARFRDTVDTALLDHLHETGRL; encoded by the coding sequence CTGCTCCGGGGCGAGCGCGACTGGTGGTTCCTCGGCCCCGGCGGGGTGGCCCGTCTCGGCGTCCGGCACGTCACCGCCGACGGTGCCCTGCGTCCCGAGGCCGAGCAACAGCTGCGCGACAGCGGCATGTTCACCCCTGCCACGGTTCGCGCCTACGCACTGACCGTCCTCACCAGCACCCACTGCAACCTGGGCTGCGGCTACTGCTTCCAGAACACCGCCCAGGACCTGGCGGGCGGCAGCAGGCCGCCGCGGATCGCCCGGACCCGCCTCACCTCGGAGACGATCACCTCGATCCTCGGGTTCACGGAGCGCCGGATGGCGGCCGTCGGCCTGGAGAAACTCCGGATCCTCCTCTTCGGCGGCGAGCCCCTCCTCAATCCGCGTGGCTGTCTCGAACTCCTGGAGCGTGCCGCGGACATCGCTCCCACCTCGGCCTGGATGATCTCCAACGCCACCCTGCTCTCCCCGTCCCTCGCGCGACGGCTGCACGAGCGCGGGCTGACGTCCGTCCAGGTCACCTTCGACGGCGACCGCGACGACCACGACCGGATCCGGGTCGGCAGGGCGGACGGCAGCGGGACCTTCGACAAGATCGTCCGCAATATCGTCGAGGCCTCCGAGGCGACGCCGCTCCGGTGGACCCTGCGGGTGAACGTCTCCCAGGAGACCTTCCACGGAGTCGACGCGCTGATCGACCGGCTCGCGACCGCGCTCGACCCCGGGCGCTGCACGCTGTACTTCGCCCGGGTCGGCGACGTGGGCGTCGGATTCGCCAACAGTCTGCTGCACACGGGCGAGCTCTCGGCCGCGTTCACCCGGTGGCAGCGCCGGGCACTCGACCTCGGCTTCACCGTGAACCGCCCCGGCGGCCGGAAGACCTGCGTCACCTGCGGTCACACCGGCGGCCGTTACGGCGCGGTCGTCAGCGCCGACGGGACGCTCGCCAGCTGCTGGGAGACCGCGGGCAAACCCGACTGGGAGGTCGGCACGGTCACCGACGGCTATCTGCCCAGCGCGGAGACCGGTGACCGCTGGATCGCATGCCAGGACCTCTACAGCTACGACGAGGACGCACGGACCCTCGCCAGGTTCCGCGACACCGTCGACACGGCCCTGCTCGACCATCTGCACGAGACGGGGCGCCTGTAG
- a CDS encoding DUF6895 family protein, producing MSTRSVGLDEAVARLSMGARHWLARQAGYLDSPAGHAELPVTPRVKALLQLALLCRYWGKSVPAEAALGRATSIVERAWRRPEFPHLLTLDHRYARQFELMYAGLAPAGAVTDAPGAVLARLKGDGYLTARRKAPYLHLEARFYADLAGAEHEFAPYEELYAASLPARAATLPVADLDVCVVTHTVFYLSDFGFRDPGLTEDARAQALQVVERLTHHCLGLGEWDLVGKLVLAQYCLGADPLSTPSGAAGIRMLAEVQAPDGAIPGRSVVRRAPADATPVEYFRKSYQATLVTALTTLIVANGRPGGHSPAGTPAVRETAR from the coding sequence ATGAGTACGCGATCAGTCGGCCTCGATGAGGCCGTGGCACGTCTGTCCATGGGTGCGCGGCACTGGCTGGCACGGCAGGCGGGGTACCTCGACTCGCCCGCCGGTCACGCGGAGCTGCCGGTGACCCCGCGCGTCAAGGCCCTACTTCAACTCGCGCTGCTCTGCCGCTATTGGGGGAAGTCCGTGCCCGCCGAGGCCGCCCTGGGCCGGGCGACCTCGATCGTGGAACGGGCCTGGCGACGACCGGAATTCCCGCACCTCCTCACCCTCGACCACCGGTACGCACGACAGTTCGAGCTGATGTACGCGGGGCTGGCACCCGCCGGGGCCGTCACCGACGCACCCGGCGCCGTCCTGGCCCGGTTGAAGGGCGACGGCTATCTGACGGCGCGCCGCAAGGCCCCGTACCTCCACCTCGAAGCCCGGTTCTACGCCGATCTCGCGGGCGCGGAGCACGAGTTCGCCCCGTACGAGGAGCTGTACGCGGCCAGCCTGCCCGCCCGGGCCGCCACCCTGCCCGTGGCCGACCTCGACGTCTGTGTGGTCACGCACACCGTCTTCTATCTCAGCGACTTCGGCTTCCGTGACCCCGGCCTGACCGAGGACGCCCGGGCACAGGCCCTGCAGGTCGTGGAGCGGCTCACGCACCACTGCCTGGGCCTCGGCGAGTGGGACCTGGTGGGCAAGCTGGTGCTCGCCCAGTACTGCCTGGGCGCGGATCCGCTGAGTACGCCCTCCGGGGCGGCCGGCATCCGGATGCTCGCCGAGGTCCAGGCGCCGGACGGGGCGATACCCGGGCGGTCCGTCGTCAGACGCGCCCCGGCGGACGCGACGCCCGTGGAGTACTTCCGTAAGTCCTACCAGGCGACCCTCGTCACGGCCCTCACGACGCTGATCGTCGCGAACGGCCGGCCCGGCGGGCACTCCCCCGCGGGAACACCTGCAGTGAGGGAGACGGCACGGTGA
- a CDS encoding glycosyltransferase yields the protein MKILLCPLSDGGYLYPALEAGRELRRRGHDVSVLARSSAAPVVAEAGLPCAAAEDFGGRRAFSATWWGKTGAAQYRAILRAARAVQADLLVTSVLCNGALLAAEVLDVPVVVVGLSVHLWDYRSGGAGETHLGRTRESRTRDSRALHAATREEVGLAGRASRWDDDPLLGDALLLRGDPALEHPGAELPGRVRYVGPLPWEPAPGQGELEAVGDHLERTGRGKPVVYVHLGRFFGGRTLWPRLNEAFTGGPFQAVVEQGRSTDPAPAPEADILLVRKPWMGPLVDAADLVLANGTSAPVLSALLRGRPLALSPNGSEQPLLTGACVRAGVAVRDPKTPSVDLSALLDSVSRDAGLRTRARALGDRLAAVDGAARAADLIERVAVASVTPKENHEYAISRPR from the coding sequence GTGAAGATCCTGCTCTGCCCGCTCAGCGACGGCGGCTACCTCTACCCGGCGCTCGAGGCCGGCCGCGAGCTGCGCCGCCGCGGCCATGACGTCAGCGTCCTCGCCAGATCCTCGGCCGCGCCGGTCGTCGCCGAGGCCGGGCTGCCGTGCGCGGCGGCCGAGGACTTCGGCGGCCGGCGGGCGTTCTCCGCCACGTGGTGGGGGAAGACCGGTGCGGCGCAGTACCGGGCGATCCTGCGGGCGGCCCGGGCGGTACAGGCCGATCTTCTCGTCACCTCGGTGCTGTGCAACGGCGCCCTGCTCGCCGCCGAAGTCCTGGACGTTCCGGTGGTCGTGGTCGGGCTCTCGGTTCATCTGTGGGACTACCGGAGCGGCGGTGCCGGGGAGACACACCTGGGCAGGACCCGGGAGAGCCGGACCCGCGACAGTCGGGCCCTCCACGCCGCCACGCGGGAGGAAGTCGGCCTGGCCGGGCGCGCCTCCCGCTGGGACGACGATCCGCTCCTCGGTGACGCGCTGCTGCTCCGCGGGGATCCGGCACTCGAGCACCCGGGCGCGGAACTCCCCGGGCGGGTGCGGTACGTGGGACCGCTGCCCTGGGAACCAGCCCCCGGACAGGGCGAGTTGGAAGCGGTCGGGGATCACCTGGAGCGGACGGGCAGGGGCAAGCCCGTCGTCTACGTCCACCTCGGCCGCTTCTTCGGCGGCCGAACCCTCTGGCCGCGGCTCAACGAGGCGTTCACCGGCGGACCGTTCCAGGCGGTGGTCGAGCAGGGGCGGTCCACCGACCCCGCACCCGCCCCGGAGGCCGACATCCTGCTCGTACGGAAGCCTTGGATGGGACCGCTCGTCGACGCGGCCGACCTGGTGCTGGCCAACGGCACCTCGGCCCCGGTCCTGTCGGCCCTCCTGCGCGGCCGCCCCCTGGCGCTCTCGCCCAACGGGTCCGAGCAGCCGCTGCTCACCGGCGCCTGTGTCCGGGCCGGCGTGGCCGTGCGCGACCCGAAGACCCCGTCCGTGGACCTGTCGGCGCTGCTGGATTCGGTGTCGCGCGACGCAGGCCTACGGACCCGAGCCCGCGCGCTCGGCGACAGGCTGGCCGCGGTGGACGGCGCGGCCCGCGCGGCCGACCTGATCGAGCGGGTGGCTGTGGCATCCGTAACCCCGAAGGAGAACCATGAGTACGCGATCAGTCGGCCTCGATGA
- a CDS encoding radical SAM protein — protein MDLAELIGLRPVPCGGLLVALTRRCPMSCAHCSTGSSPSASEAPDQEQLLRFIGSFGAQDRPEVVMLTGGEPLLLPGLAARLAGLARARGSRVALLSGMFFARGGRVPDRIMRAITALDHFSASLDVHHEREVPRADVLRALRAVLDAGVAASIHLTGTDADDPYLADVVADVRRAFGSRLPMLVNEVRPLGRAAGLARPTPPGPDGTRATPCALAAWPVVAFDGTVAACCNQWTVDRRPVPRHLRLGHIADDDWPAVRERSLGSPVLRMLRAVGPQRLHARYATSPAPTGYCRSCHALADRPEVLAGAARDAGGRVGELLDRLTTGQQLAAGPAALVRRTGCARYAHLVELRPEAPNGPATEETSCR, from the coding sequence ATGGACCTGGCGGAGCTGATCGGCCTGCGGCCGGTGCCCTGCGGCGGTCTCCTGGTGGCGCTCACCCGCCGCTGCCCCATGAGCTGCGCGCACTGCTCCACCGGATCCTCCCCGTCGGCCTCCGAAGCACCCGACCAGGAGCAACTCCTGCGATTCATCGGCTCGTTCGGTGCGCAGGACCGCCCCGAAGTGGTCATGCTGACCGGCGGCGAACCGCTGCTGCTACCCGGACTGGCTGCCCGCCTGGCCGGTCTCGCCCGCGCCAGGGGCTCCCGGGTGGCGCTCCTCAGCGGGATGTTCTTCGCCCGTGGCGGACGCGTCCCCGACCGGATCATGCGGGCGATCACCGCCCTCGACCACTTCTCGGCGAGCCTGGACGTCCACCACGAGCGCGAGGTCCCGCGCGCGGATGTGCTGCGCGCCCTCCGCGCCGTACTCGACGCCGGAGTCGCCGCCAGCATCCACCTCACCGGCACCGACGCCGACGACCCGTATCTGGCCGACGTCGTCGCCGACGTCCGCCGGGCCTTCGGCTCCCGGCTGCCCATGCTCGTCAACGAGGTACGGCCACTCGGCCGCGCCGCCGGCCTCGCCCGGCCGACACCGCCGGGACCCGACGGCACCCGCGCGACACCGTGCGCACTCGCGGCCTGGCCGGTGGTCGCCTTCGACGGGACCGTGGCCGCCTGCTGCAACCAGTGGACGGTCGACCGACGCCCCGTCCCCCGGCACCTCCGGCTCGGACACATCGCCGACGACGACTGGCCGGCCGTCCGCGAGCGCTCCCTCGGCTCCCCGGTGCTGCGGATGCTGCGCGCCGTCGGCCCCCAGCGGCTGCACGCCCGCTACGCGACCTCACCTGCCCCGACCGGCTACTGCCGCAGCTGTCACGCACTCGCCGACCGTCCCGAGGTCCTCGCGGGCGCGGCCCGCGACGCCGGCGGCCGGGTCGGCGAACTCCTCGACCGGCTCACCACGGGCCAGCAGCTCGCCGCCGGACCCGCCGCCCTGGTGCGACGGACGGGCTGCGCACGCTACGCGCACCTGGTCGAGCTCCGGCCCGAAGCCCCGAACGGCCCCGCGACAGAGGAGACGAGCTGCCGATGA
- a CDS encoding iron-containing redox enzyme family protein — translation MNATASLALRTKLTPTTPVLRAATAALWRPEGLRQRYVRYLAAMHPLVRASVPLLLRGAERCAERDDPASRRLAAYYVRHAEEERDHDAWLLDDLAAAGAGPAAVPHPAAVELAGAQYYRIEHEDPASLLGYIAVLEGNAPGPRLADRLAEVTGLPGGAFRTLREHAELDGGHLDDLHRVLDALAPTPARQTAVSVSALHTANLLTRLFLSLAADPGGHP, via the coding sequence ATGAACGCCACCGCATCCCTCGCACTCCGCACCAAACTCACGCCCACCACCCCCGTCCTGAGGGCCGCGACCGCCGCCCTGTGGAGACCGGAAGGACTGCGGCAGCGGTACGTGCGCTATCTCGCCGCCATGCATCCGCTCGTACGGGCCTCGGTGCCACTCCTCCTGCGGGGCGCCGAGCGGTGCGCCGAGCGGGACGACCCGGCCTCGCGGCGCCTGGCGGCGTACTACGTCCGTCACGCGGAGGAGGAGCGCGACCACGACGCCTGGCTGCTCGACGACCTGGCCGCCGCGGGTGCCGGTCCGGCCGCCGTGCCGCACCCTGCCGCCGTCGAACTCGCCGGGGCCCAGTACTACCGGATCGAGCACGAAGACCCCGCCTCCCTCCTGGGCTACATCGCGGTCCTGGAGGGCAACGCCCCCGGGCCACGGCTCGCGGACCGCCTCGCCGAGGTCACCGGACTGCCCGGCGGCGCGTTCCGCACGCTCCGGGAACACGCCGAGCTGGACGGCGGCCACCTCGACGACCTGCATCGCGTCCTCGACGCGCTCGCGCCGACGCCCGCCAGGCAGACCGCCGTCTCCGTCAGCGCGCTGCACACGGCCAACCTGCTCACCCGGCTCTTCCTCTCCCTCGCCGCCGACCCCGGAGGACACCCATGA
- a CDS encoding aroma-sacti cluster domain-containing protein: MTDEATPYGDNASAGDATPEPTLEVLAAAGFDVDALSEEQQEVVRALTPEELALLVDIRGRLDAAAPEVQAHADVAGGALF; encoded by the coding sequence ATGACCGACGAAGCCACTCCGTACGGCGACAACGCCTCGGCCGGAGACGCGACGCCCGAGCCGACCCTGGAGGTGCTCGCCGCCGCCGGGTTCGACGTGGACGCCCTCAGCGAAGAACAACAGGAAGTCGTACGGGCGTTGACCCCCGAAGAACTCGCGCTGCTCGTCGACATCAGGGGACGGCTCGACGCGGCGGCCCCCGAGGTGCAGGCCCACGCGGACGTGGCGGGCGGCGCCCTGTTCTGA